The Manihot esculenta cultivar AM560-2 chromosome 1, M.esculenta_v8, whole genome shotgun sequence genome has a window encoding:
- the LOC110608141 gene encoding vacuolar cation/proton exchanger 5: MNYKLQVVGIQSQLEMGSVVENGSMHEFEDGSLFSPESATQKILPSHIAVYESVSGGFQATGSKRWRRDVYRSIKTVVFSNKLNLLMPVGPLAIFIHQLHGHNGWVFFLSLLGIIPLAERLGYATEQLAFYTGPTVGGLLNATFGNATELIIAVYALKSKMIRVVQLSLLGSILSNMLLVLGCAFFCGGLVFHQKEQVFNKATAIVNSGLLLMAVMGLVFPAVLHYTHTEVHYGKSELALSRFSSCVMLVVYAAYLFFQLRGQKDSYVPISEEVSQNGEIADDNDDEGPEISKWESVIWLGIMTAWISILSEYLVDAIEGASHAWNIPIAFIGVILLPIVGNAAEHASAIMFAMKDKLDISLGVAIGSSTQISMFAIPFCVVVGWMMGQPMDLNFQLFETATLFITVIVVAFFLQEGTSNYFKGLMLILCYVIVAASFFVHEDPVPT; this comes from the exons ATGAATTACAAGTTACAAGTGGTAGGAATTCAATCCCAACTTGAG ATGGGATCAGTAGTTGAAAATGGATCTATGCACGAGTTTGAGGATGGGAGTCTTTTCAGTCCAGAGTCAGCGACCCAGAAGATACTACCTAGTCATATAGCTGTATATGAATCTGTATCAGGTGGATTTCAAGCCActggtagtaagaggtggaggaGAGATGTCTATAGGAGCATAAAGACTGTAGTTTTTTCAAATAAACTAAATTTGCTTATGCCGGTTGGGCCGCTTGCAATCTTCATCCACCAATTGCATGGGCACAAT GGATGGGTCTTCTTTTTGAGTTTATTGGGTATAATACCTTTGGCTGAGCGTTTGGGTTATGCTACaga GCAGCTGGCTTTCTATACCGGACCTACTG TTGGTGGTCTTCTTAATGCGACATTTGGAAATGCAACGGAACTGATAATTGCAGTTTATGCATTGAAAAGTAAAATGATACGCGTTGTTCAGTTGTCGTTGCTGGGATCTATTTTGTCCAACATGTTGCTAGTGCTTGGTTGTGCATTCTTCTGTGGTGGGCTTGTGTTTCATCAGAAAGAACAAGTCTTCAACAAG GCAACTGCTATTGTGAATTCGGGATTGCTGTTGATGGCTGTCATGGGACTGGTTTTTCCTGCTGTCTTGCACTACACACACACAGAAGTGCATTATGGAAAGTCAGAGTTGGCCCTTTCAAGATTTAGCAGTTGTGTTATGCTTGTGGTGTATGCTGCCTATCTTTTTTTCCAGTTAAGGGGTCAAAAGGATTCATATGTTCCTATTTCAGAG GAAGTGAGTCAGAACGGGGAGATTGCTGATGACAATGACGATGAGGGTCCAGAGATCTCTAAATGGGAATCAGTGATTTGGCTTGGAATTATGACAGCCTGGATCTCTATTCTATCAGAATATTTAGTTGATGCCATAGAG GGAGCTTCTCATGCATGGAATATACCAATTGCATTTATCGGTGTTATCTTGCTTCCAATTGTGGGGAATGCTGCAGAGCATGCAAGCGCTATCATGTTTGCCATGAAAGACAAGCTT GATATATCACTGGGAGTGGCAATAGGGTCATCAACACAGATATCTATGTTTGCT ATTCctttttgtgttgttgttggttGGATGATGGGGCAGCCTATGGACTTGAACTTCCAACTTTTTGAAACGGCGACTCTTTTCATAACTGTTATAGTCGTAGCTTTCTTTCTTCAg GAAGGAACCTCTAATTACTTTAAAGGACTAATGCTCATTCTTTGCTATGTAATCGTTGCTGCAAGTTTCTTTGTGCATGAAGATCCTGTCCCAACATG A